A window of Longispora fulva contains these coding sequences:
- a CDS encoding DHH family phosphoesterase, which yields MTTPTVRRAAGPLGPADTGPSESEWARALDALARAERPLLICHVNPDGDALGSMLAVALGLARLGRPCQASFPGPFTLPPLFDGMPGRELLTPAPDVDPSPDLVVTFDAGNAERLGELAARFFPVADDVVVLDHHASNTFFGTVHLVDAGAAATAVLADELLRRLGVPLDAEIAECLYVGVATDTGSFKYQATTPEVHGLAARLLDTGIRPDVISRRLFDTRPFGALGLFGAALGRARLDPTVPGGLVWTYATQADLAEHGQAYDALESLIDIVRTAGEADVACVLKELATGEWAVSLRSKGDVDVARVSVALGGGGHRYAAGFTGTGTAESVFAQVRAQL from the coding sequence GTGACGACCCCCACGGTGCGTCGAGCCGCCGGGCCCCTGGGTCCGGCGGACACCGGTCCCTCGGAGTCCGAGTGGGCCCGGGCCCTCGACGCGCTGGCCAGGGCCGAGCGTCCCCTCCTGATCTGTCACGTCAACCCCGACGGTGACGCGCTGGGCAGCATGCTCGCCGTCGCGCTGGGGCTCGCCCGGCTCGGCCGGCCCTGCCAGGCGTCGTTCCCCGGGCCGTTCACCCTGCCGCCGCTGTTCGACGGCATGCCCGGCCGCGAGCTGCTCACCCCGGCCCCCGATGTCGACCCGTCCCCGGACCTGGTCGTCACGTTCGACGCCGGCAACGCCGAGCGCCTCGGCGAGCTGGCCGCCCGGTTCTTCCCCGTCGCCGACGACGTCGTCGTCCTCGACCACCACGCCTCCAACACCTTCTTCGGTACGGTGCACCTCGTCGACGCCGGGGCCGCGGCCACAGCGGTGCTCGCCGACGAGTTGCTGCGCCGGCTCGGGGTGCCGCTCGACGCGGAGATCGCCGAGTGCCTGTATGTCGGGGTGGCAACGGACACCGGCTCGTTCAAGTACCAGGCGACGACGCCCGAGGTGCACGGCCTGGCCGCGCGGTTGCTCGACACCGGCATCCGGCCCGACGTGATCTCCCGGCGACTGTTCGACACCCGGCCCTTCGGGGCGCTCGGGCTGTTCGGTGCGGCCCTCGGCCGGGCCCGGCTGGACCCGACGGTGCCGGGCGGCCTGGTCTGGACGTACGCGACGCAGGCTGATCTGGCCGAGCATGGCCAGGCGTACGACGCGCTGGAGAGCCTGATCGACATCGTGCGCACCGCGGGCGAGGCCGACGTGGCGTGCGTGCTCAAGGAGCTGGCCACCGGCGAGTGGGCCGTGTCGCTGCGCAGCAAGGGCGACGTCGACGTGGCCCGGGTGTCGGTGGCGCTGGGCGGCGGCGGGCACCGCTACGCCGCGGGTTTCACGGGCACCGGCACGGCCGAATCCGTGTTCGCGCAGGTCCGCGCGCAGCTCTAG
- a CDS encoding YlxR family protein, which translates to MADRHPFRRGGSGRSRKRGWRGASGSDGVDFLVVRRANPSRTQPIRLCVGCRVRAPASELLRVVVVGCAVTPDPRRRLPGRGASLHPVPACLTLAERRRAFGRALRATGVLDTGPLLEFLGVADGGVVPTPHGSRNKAGRPA; encoded by the coding sequence GTGGCGGATCGACATCCGTTCCGACGCGGAGGGTCAGGGCGATCACGGAAACGAGGCTGGCGGGGCGCGTCGGGGAGCGACGGGGTAGACTTCCTCGTGGTACGTCGCGCAAATCCGTCTCGAACCCAGCCCATCAGGCTGTGTGTCGGTTGTCGGGTGCGCGCGCCAGCCTCCGAGTTACTGCGAGTGGTCGTTGTGGGGTGCGCAGTCACCCCTGATCCCCGCCGCAGGCTGCCGGGCCGAGGTGCGAGTCTGCATCCCGTTCCGGCCTGTCTCACGCTGGCAGAGCGGCGCAGGGCCTTCGGTCGGGCGCTGCGGGCGACCGGTGTCCTGGACACCGGTCCGCTGCTGGAGTTTCTTGGAGTTGCCGATGGCGGTGTCGTCCCGACGCCGCACGGATCCCGTAACAAGGCAGGTCGACCAGCATGA
- the infB gene encoding translation initiation factor IF-2 → MAGKARVHELAKELGVESKTVLAKLKDMGEFVKSASSTVEAPVARRLRDAMAASGAPSAAPAAPAATPSAPAAPVSSPASVGPKPTDAKPMAPRPGVPGPPRKAVPGPKPQPPVAPSPKLASAHDIEVAAAEARATQLKKDQEAAQAAAAKQRAEAKAAPQPKPGGAPVAPARPTGPVGPTGGAPRPGPRPGPRSGSASNNPFGITPGGNQPAPRPAPAAGGAPRPASPASGIPRPSPASMPPRPSPASMPNRPGPRPGGAPGRPGGPGAGAGRPGGPGAGAGRPGGGPGGAGGGFRSGPGGGAGGGGFRPGGGGGAPGGGFRPGGGAPGGAPSGGGGRPGGGGRGRGGGTAGAFGRPGGKPARGRKSKKQRRQEFDNLSAPTMSSGAPRGRGEEIRLPRGASLSDFADRINANPGSLVQEMFNLGEMVTATQSCSDDTIMLLGEHLGYTISIVSPEDEDRELLAQFNIDLDAEVDADRLVVRAPIVTVMGHVDHGKTKLLDAIRKSNVVAGESGGITQHIGAYQVRVDHEGVDRAVTFIDTPGHEAFTAMRARGANVTDIVVLVVAADDGVMPQTIEALNHAKAAEAPVVVAVNKIDKEGANPDKVRQQLTEYGLVAEEYGGDTMFVDVAAKPGIGIDKLLEAILLTADASLELTAPIDGHAQGVSIEAHLDKGRGPVATVLVQKGTLRVGDSIVAGNAYGRVRAMLDDTGTPLTEAGPATPVQVLGLTAVPGAGDTFLAADEDRTVRQIAEQRAARRRAAQMANNRGRATLESLMEQLKEGEKTTLSLILKGDVSGSVEALEDALFKLDIPEEVQLKVIHRGVGAITENDVNLASASSGENATIIGFNVRATSQSKELADREGVEIRYYTVIYQVLEEIEAALKGMLKPVYEQADLGTAEVREVFKSSKIGTIAGCIVRSGIIRRNTKARLIRDGAVVADNLSISSLRRFKDDATEVREGFECGITLGSFNDIKAEDIIETWEMREKPRA, encoded by the coding sequence GTGGCAGGAAAGGCCCGCGTACACGAGCTCGCCAAAGAGCTCGGGGTCGAGAGTAAGACCGTGCTCGCCAAGTTGAAGGACATGGGCGAGTTCGTCAAGTCAGCATCCAGCACCGTTGAGGCGCCGGTCGCCCGGCGACTCCGTGACGCCATGGCGGCGTCTGGTGCCCCGTCCGCGGCTCCGGCCGCTCCGGCTGCCACCCCGTCCGCTCCGGCGGCCCCGGTGAGCAGCCCGGCTTCCGTTGGCCCGAAGCCGACGGACGCCAAGCCGATGGCCCCCAGGCCCGGTGTGCCCGGCCCGCCGCGGAAGGCCGTTCCCGGCCCGAAGCCGCAGCCCCCGGTCGCGCCGTCCCCCAAGTTGGCCAGCGCCCACGACATCGAGGTCGCTGCAGCCGAGGCCCGGGCCACCCAGCTGAAGAAGGACCAGGAGGCCGCCCAGGCCGCCGCCGCCAAGCAGCGTGCCGAGGCCAAGGCCGCCCCGCAGCCGAAGCCGGGCGGTGCCCCCGTGGCCCCCGCCCGTCCGACCGGTCCCGTGGGTCCGACCGGCGGCGCCCCGCGTCCGGGGCCGCGCCCCGGTCCGAGGTCCGGCAGCGCCAGCAACAACCCGTTCGGGATCACCCCCGGCGGTAACCAGCCCGCTCCCCGTCCGGCTCCGGCCGCCGGTGGCGCGCCCCGGCCGGCCTCGCCGGCCTCCGGCATCCCGCGGCCGAGCCCGGCCAGCATGCCGCCGCGGCCCAGCCCGGCGTCCATGCCGAACCGTCCGGGTCCCCGACCCGGTGGTGCCCCCGGTCGTCCCGGTGGTCCCGGTGCGGGTGCCGGTCGTCCCGGTGGTCCGGGTGCCGGTGCCGGTCGTCCCGGTGGCGGTCCCGGCGGCGCCGGTGGCGGCTTCCGCAGCGGTCCCGGTGGCGGTGCCGGCGGTGGCGGTTTCCGTCCCGGCGGCGGTGGCGGTGCTCCCGGTGGCGGTTTCCGTCCCGGTGGCGGCGCCCCCGGTGGCGCTCCCAGTGGCGGCGGTGGTCGTCCCGGTGGCGGCGGCCGTGGTCGCGGTGGCGGCACGGCCGGTGCGTTCGGTCGTCCCGGTGGCAAGCCCGCGCGTGGACGGAAGTCGAAGAAGCAGAGGCGTCAGGAGTTCGACAACCTGTCGGCCCCGACGATGAGCTCCGGCGCTCCCCGCGGTCGTGGCGAAGAGATTCGTCTGCCGCGTGGCGCGTCGCTCTCGGACTTCGCCGACCGGATCAACGCGAACCCGGGCTCGCTCGTCCAGGAGATGTTCAACCTGGGTGAGATGGTCACGGCGACGCAGTCGTGCTCCGACGACACGATCATGCTGCTCGGCGAGCACCTGGGCTACACGATCTCTATCGTCAGCCCGGAGGACGAGGACCGCGAGCTGCTCGCGCAGTTCAACATCGACCTCGACGCGGAGGTGGACGCCGACCGGCTGGTCGTGCGTGCCCCGATCGTCACGGTCATGGGTCACGTCGACCACGGTAAGACGAAGCTGCTCGACGCGATCCGCAAGTCGAACGTGGTGGCCGGCGAGTCGGGTGGCATCACCCAGCACATCGGCGCGTACCAGGTGCGCGTCGACCACGAGGGCGTGGACCGCGCGGTCACCTTCATCGACACCCCGGGTCACGAGGCGTTCACCGCCATGCGTGCCCGTGGCGCCAACGTCACGGACATCGTGGTGCTGGTGGTCGCGGCCGACGACGGCGTCATGCCCCAGACGATCGAGGCCCTCAACCACGCGAAGGCCGCCGAGGCCCCCGTCGTGGTCGCGGTCAACAAGATCGACAAGGAAGGCGCCAACCCGGACAAGGTGCGCCAGCAGCTCACCGAGTACGGCCTGGTGGCTGAGGAGTACGGCGGCGACACGATGTTCGTGGACGTCGCGGCGAAGCCGGGCATCGGCATCGACAAGCTGCTCGAGGCGATCCTGCTCACCGCGGACGCCTCGCTGGAGCTGACCGCGCCGATCGACGGCCACGCCCAGGGTGTGTCCATCGAGGCCCACCTGGACAAGGGTCGTGGCCCCGTGGCCACCGTCCTGGTCCAGAAGGGCACCCTGCGGGTCGGTGACTCGATCGTGGCGGGTAACGCCTACGGTCGCGTCCGGGCCATGCTCGACGACACCGGCACCCCGCTCACCGAGGCGGGGCCGGCGACGCCGGTCCAGGTCCTGGGTCTGACCGCCGTGCCGGGCGCCGGGGACACGTTCCTGGCGGCCGACGAGGACCGTACGGTCCGGCAGATCGCCGAGCAGCGCGCCGCACGCCGTCGCGCCGCCCAGATGGCGAACAACCGTGGCCGCGCCACCCTCGAGTCGCTCATGGAGCAGCTCAAGGAGGGCGAGAAGACCACGCTGTCGCTCATCCTCAAGGGTGACGTGTCCGGTTCGGTCGAGGCCCTGGAAGACGCGCTCTTCAAGTTGGACATCCCCGAGGAGGTCCAGCTCAAGGTCATCCACCGCGGTGTCGGTGCGATCACCGAGAACGACGTCAACCTGGCGAGTGCCTCGTCCGGCGAGAACGCCACGATCATCGGCTTCAACGTCCGCGCGACGTCGCAGTCGAAGGAGCTGGCGGACCGCGAGGGCGTCGAGATCCGGTACTACACGGTGATCTACCAGGTTCTCGAGGAGATCGAGGCTGCGCTCAAGGGCATGCTCAAGCCGGTCTACGAGCAGGCCGACCTCGGTACCGCCGAGGTCCGCGAGGTCTTCAAGTCCTCGAAGATCGGTACGATCGCTGGTTGCATCGTGCGCTCCGGCATCATCCGGCGGAACACGAAGGCCCGGCTCATCCGGGACGGCGCGGTTGTCGCCGACAACCTGTCGATCTCGTCGCTCCGGCGGTTCAAGGATGACGCGACCGAGGTTCGTGAGGGCTTCGAGTGTGGTATCACGCTCGGTTCCTTCAACGACATCAAGGCCGAGGACATCATCGAGACGTGGGAGATGCGCGAGAAGCCGCGCGCGTAA
- the rbfA gene encoding 30S ribosome-binding factor RbfA, giving the protein MSDSARVRRLAGRVRELVASSLKTQIKDPRLGMITVTDARITNDLREATVYYTVFGDAVEQSASAAALESAKGVLRSTVGKRLGLRHSPSLTFVADQVQEHVANIDDLLAAANAADAEVHRLAAGAQYAGDTNPYKAEEES; this is encoded by the coding sequence ATGTCTGACTCGGCCCGGGTACGACGACTGGCCGGTCGGGTGCGTGAGCTGGTCGCGTCCAGTCTGAAGACGCAGATCAAGGACCCTCGACTCGGCATGATCACGGTGACCGACGCCCGGATCACGAACGACCTGCGCGAGGCGACCGTCTACTACACGGTCTTCGGCGACGCGGTCGAGCAGTCGGCGTCCGCCGCCGCGCTGGAGAGCGCCAAGGGCGTGCTGCGCAGCACGGTCGGCAAGCGGCTCGGGCTGCGGCACTCGCCGAGCCTGACGTTCGTCGCCGACCAGGTGCAGGAGCACGTGGCCAACATCGACGACCTGCTCGCCGCCGCGAACGCCGCCGACGCGGAGGTGCACCGGCTGGCCGCCGGGGCGCAGTACGCGGGGGACACCAACCCGTACAAGGCCGAAGAAGAGTCGTGA
- a CDS encoding TRM11 family SAM-dependent methyltransferase, producing MSRYALLIAPSSNRVYADTAPRLALAELAVFGRTALKGRLGELEESTFGGVPYVTFEAEDLTDRDVAYLSNLSAMFALFRVEGDLLRPVLLNRLDTFDDDLITIQKYAGKTNEQFTKLLLNVTMLASGKDLLADRPVVFDPMAGRGTTLNQALMYGYDALGCDLDQKDFEAYAAFLKTWLKRKRLKHRAEVNPVRREKKLLARKLEVTIAGQQSLVMYNIDALKAREVIKVRTADLVVTDAPYGVTHGAHHKGLSRKPIELLEEAVPGWVEILKPGGAFGIAFNTFTADKDDIAQVLEDAGLMVLDMPGFTHRVDQAITRDILVACK from the coding sequence ATGTCCCGCTACGCGCTGCTGATCGCCCCGTCCTCCAACCGGGTGTACGCCGACACGGCCCCCCGCCTGGCCCTCGCCGAGTTGGCCGTCTTCGGCCGGACCGCGCTCAAGGGTCGGCTCGGTGAGCTGGAGGAGTCCACGTTCGGCGGGGTGCCGTACGTGACCTTCGAGGCGGAGGACCTGACCGACCGGGACGTGGCGTACCTGTCGAACCTGTCGGCCATGTTCGCGCTGTTCCGGGTCGAGGGCGACCTGTTGCGCCCGGTGCTGCTGAACCGGCTCGACACGTTCGACGACGACCTGATCACGATCCAGAAGTACGCGGGGAAGACGAACGAGCAGTTCACGAAGCTGCTGCTGAACGTCACGATGCTCGCCTCGGGCAAGGACCTGCTCGCCGACCGGCCGGTCGTCTTCGACCCGATGGCCGGGCGCGGCACGACGCTCAACCAGGCGCTGATGTACGGCTACGACGCGCTGGGCTGCGACCTGGACCAGAAGGACTTCGAGGCGTACGCGGCGTTCCTGAAGACCTGGCTCAAGCGCAAGCGGCTCAAGCACCGCGCCGAGGTGAACCCGGTCCGCCGGGAGAAGAAGCTGCTGGCCCGCAAGCTCGAGGTCACGATCGCCGGGCAGCAGAGCCTGGTGATGTACAACATCGACGCCCTCAAGGCCCGCGAGGTGATCAAGGTGCGCACCGCCGACCTGGTCGTCACCGACGCGCCGTACGGCGTGACGCACGGCGCCCACCACAAGGGACTGTCGCGCAAGCCGATCGAGCTGCTCGAAGAGGCCGTGCCCGGCTGGGTGGAGATCCTCAAGCCCGGTGGCGCGTTCGGGATCGCGTTCAACACGTTCACCGCGGACAAGGACGACATCGCCCAGGTGCTCGAGGACGCCGGCCTGATGGTGTTGGACATGCCCGGATTCACTCACCGGGTGGACCAGGCAATCACGCGCGACATTCTCGTGGCCTGCAAGTAG
- a CDS encoding ABC transporter ATP-binding protein, whose amino-acid sequence MTAVLELRDTHRTHGSGEAAVHALRGVSLTVRAGELVAVMGPSGSGKSTLLHLAGGLDRPSRGEVLVEGQSLGAQTKRGLAKLRRQSIGYVFQDLNLLPSLTAVENVALPLELDGVSARAARRTALAALGELDLADLAPRFPDDMSGGQQQRVAIARALVGDRRLVLADEPTGALDSQTGETVLRVLRGRCDAGAAGVLVTHEARHAAWADRVVFLRDGLMVDASGPLAQVDSLLEAGA is encoded by the coding sequence GTGACCGCCGTCCTGGAGCTCCGCGACACCCACCGCACCCACGGCTCGGGCGAGGCCGCCGTGCACGCGCTGCGCGGGGTGAGTCTGACCGTCCGGGCCGGCGAGCTGGTCGCCGTGATGGGCCCGTCCGGCTCCGGCAAGTCCACCCTGCTGCACCTGGCCGGCGGGCTCGACCGGCCCAGCAGGGGCGAGGTGCTGGTTGAAGGCCAGTCCCTCGGCGCGCAGACGAAGCGGGGGCTGGCGAAGCTGCGCCGGCAGAGCATCGGATACGTGTTCCAGGACCTCAACCTCCTGCCCAGCCTCACGGCCGTCGAGAACGTCGCCCTCCCCCTCGAACTCGACGGGGTCAGTGCCCGCGCCGCCCGGCGCACCGCCCTGGCGGCGCTCGGCGAGCTGGACCTGGCCGACCTCGCGCCGCGCTTCCCCGACGACATGTCCGGCGGCCAGCAGCAGCGGGTCGCGATCGCCCGGGCCCTGGTCGGCGACCGCCGCCTGGTGCTCGCCGACGAGCCGACCGGCGCGCTGGACTCCCAGACCGGCGAGACCGTGCTGCGGGTACTGCGCGGCCGGTGCGACGCCGGCGCCGCCGGGGTGCTCGTCACCCACGAGGCCCGGCACGCCGCCTGGGCCGACCGGGTGGTGTTCCTCCGCGACGGCCTGATGGTCGACGCGTCCGGCCCGCTGGCGCAGGTCGACTCGTTACTGGAGGCCGGGGCGTGA
- a CDS encoding PadR family transcriptional regulator has protein sequence MSVKHGILAALEHGPRYGYQLRVAFEESTGATWPLNIGQVYTTLNRLERDGLVRPLPESEGGQRPFEITDAGHAELATWFATPVARADRPRDELAIKLSLALTTPGVDVTSVVQTQRTATMRALQEYTRLKSRAEPPRDLPWLLVLDALIFQAEAESRWLDHCESSLLRYPVAPPTVPAVQAEHLDERSLA, from the coding sequence ATGAGTGTCAAGCACGGGATTCTCGCCGCCCTGGAACACGGGCCGCGCTACGGGTACCAGTTGCGGGTGGCCTTCGAGGAGTCCACCGGCGCGACCTGGCCCCTCAACATCGGGCAGGTCTACACCACCCTCAACCGGCTCGAGCGCGACGGCCTGGTCCGTCCGCTGCCGGAGTCCGAGGGCGGCCAGCGGCCGTTCGAGATCACCGACGCCGGGCACGCGGAGCTGGCGACGTGGTTCGCGACCCCGGTCGCCCGGGCCGACCGGCCGCGCGACGAGCTGGCGATCAAGCTGTCCCTGGCGCTGACCACGCCGGGGGTGGACGTGACGTCGGTGGTGCAGACCCAGCGGACGGCGACGATGCGGGCGCTGCAGGAGTACACCCGGTTGAAGTCGCGGGCCGAACCGCCGCGCGACCTGCCCTGGCTGCTGGTGCTCGACGCCCTGATCTTCCAGGCGGAGGCGGAGTCGCGCTGGCTGGACCACTGCGAGTCGAGCCTGCTGCGCTACCCGGTCGCCCCGCCCACCGTGCCGGCCGTCCAGGCCGAGCACCTCGACGAGAGGAGCCTCGCGTGA
- the nusA gene encoding transcription termination factor NusA, whose product MNIDLAALRELEREREIPFETILHAIESALLTAYRHTEGAVPNARVDIDRRTGVASVMATERGPDGTIVREWDDTPHDFGRIAAMTAKQVILQRLREATDEVNFGEYVGKEGDIVTGVVQADGSRAEKGIVAIDLGKVEAVLPQSEQVPGELYEHGMRIKCLVVHVAKGFRGPQITVSRSHPNLVKKLFSLEVPEIADRTVEIMSVAREAGHRTKIAVHSAVQGVNAKGSCIGPMGTRVRAVMSELHGEKIDIIDWAEDPAQYVGNALSPARALSVEVVDPVARAARVVVPDFQLSLAIGKEGQNARLAARLTGWRIDIRSDAEGQGDHGNEAGGARRGATG is encoded by the coding sequence ATGAACATCGACCTCGCCGCCCTCCGCGAACTGGAGCGTGAGCGGGAGATCCCGTTCGAGACGATCCTGCACGCGATCGAGTCGGCCCTGCTCACCGCCTACCGGCACACCGAGGGAGCCGTCCCCAACGCCCGGGTCGACATCGACCGGCGCACCGGCGTCGCCTCCGTGATGGCCACCGAGCGCGGCCCGGACGGCACGATCGTCCGCGAGTGGGACGACACTCCGCACGACTTCGGCCGGATCGCGGCCATGACCGCCAAGCAGGTCATCCTGCAGCGGCTGCGCGAGGCCACCGACGAGGTGAACTTCGGCGAGTACGTCGGCAAGGAGGGCGACATCGTCACCGGTGTCGTGCAGGCCGACGGCAGCCGGGCCGAGAAGGGCATCGTCGCCATCGACCTGGGCAAGGTCGAGGCCGTCCTGCCGCAGTCCGAGCAGGTCCCCGGCGAGCTCTACGAGCACGGCATGCGGATCAAGTGCCTGGTCGTGCACGTGGCCAAGGGCTTCCGCGGCCCGCAGATCACGGTGTCGCGTTCGCACCCGAACCTGGTGAAGAAGCTGTTCTCCCTCGAGGTGCCCGAGATCGCCGACCGCACCGTGGAGATCATGTCCGTGGCCCGCGAGGCCGGCCACCGGACCAAGATCGCAGTGCACTCGGCGGTGCAGGGCGTCAACGCCAAGGGCTCCTGCATCGGCCCGATGGGCACCCGGGTCCGCGCCGTCATGAGCGAGCTGCACGGCGAGAAGATCGACATCATCGACTGGGCGGAGGACCCGGCGCAGTACGTCGGCAACGCCCTGTCCCCGGCCCGCGCGCTGTCGGTCGAGGTGGTCGACCCGGTGGCCCGCGCGGCCCGGGTCGTCGTCCCGGACTTCCAACTCTCCCTCGCGATCGGCAAGGAAGGCCAGAACGCCCGACTTGCTGCCCGTCTGACCGGGTGGCGGATCGACATCCGTTCCGACGCGGAGGGTCAGGGCGATCACGGAAACGAGGCTGGCGGGGCGCGTCGGGGAGCGACGGGGTAG
- a CDS encoding ferritin-like domain-containing protein produces the protein MNAATQLTAALAAEHAAVYGYGVLGSRLDGAALDTARAAETAHRERRDAVIAKLTGAGATPPPAEPVYAPPFPVTDRVSALKLALVIEERAAQAWRAALPVTDGEDRRLALDALVDTAQRAARWRRASGTSPSVVPFPGRQ, from the coding sequence GTGAACGCCGCCACCCAGTTGACCGCGGCGCTGGCCGCCGAACACGCCGCCGTGTACGGCTACGGCGTGCTCGGCAGCCGGCTGGACGGCGCAGCCCTGGACACCGCCCGGGCGGCCGAGACCGCGCACCGCGAGCGCCGGGACGCGGTGATCGCGAAGCTGACCGGCGCCGGGGCCACCCCGCCGCCGGCCGAGCCGGTGTACGCGCCGCCGTTCCCCGTCACCGACCGGGTCAGCGCGCTCAAACTCGCCCTCGTGATCGAGGAGCGGGCCGCCCAGGCGTGGCGGGCGGCGCTGCCGGTGACCGACGGCGAGGACCGCCGGCTGGCCCTGGACGCGCTCGTGGACACGGCGCAGCGCGCGGCCCGGTGGCGGCGGGCGTCGGGTACCTCCCCGTCCGTCGTTCCGTTCCCGGGTCGGCAGTAG
- a CDS encoding DUF503 domain-containing protein — protein sequence MFTGTALFDLLLPGDSRSLKEKRGYVRPLIAALRKFEVAVAEVGALDLTGRAEIGVAVVAAEISHVTEVLDRCERQFGMMPEVQLLSVRRRLHGDED from the coding sequence GTGTTCACAGGTACCGCGTTGTTCGATCTGCTGCTGCCGGGGGATTCCCGCAGCCTGAAGGAGAAGCGGGGCTACGTCCGCCCGCTGATCGCCGCTCTGAGGAAGTTCGAGGTCGCCGTGGCCGAGGTCGGGGCACTGGACCTGACCGGCAGGGCCGAGATCGGGGTGGCCGTCGTGGCCGCCGAGATATCGCACGTCACCGAGGTGCTGGACCGCTGCGAGCGGCAGTTCGGCATGATGCCCGAGGTGCAGCTACTGTCCGTGCGTCGTCGACTACACGGTGACGAGGATTAG
- the rimP gene encoding ribosome maturation factor RimP, with amino-acid sequence MASLTALKTRMTEIVAPAVTGAGYDLEDLAVTRVGRRLLVRITVDGDNGVNLDTVAELSRLISDGLDAHEAELGSEPYTLEVSSPGVDRQLTTARHWKRSVGRLVKTASAGTGRVMSVADEVVTLDVDGTEKQLTVAELGPGRIQVEFTRVNEAFPDEDDIDEDDDFDDEDDTEDVEEDQK; translated from the coding sequence ATGGCGAGTCTGACCGCGCTGAAAACCCGGATGACCGAGATCGTCGCCCCCGCCGTGACCGGCGCCGGCTACGACCTGGAGGACCTCGCCGTGACCCGGGTGGGTCGCCGGCTGCTGGTCCGGATCACCGTGGACGGCGACAACGGCGTGAATCTCGACACCGTCGCCGAGCTGTCCCGGCTCATCTCGGACGGGCTCGACGCGCACGAGGCCGAGCTGGGCTCCGAGCCGTACACGTTAGAGGTGTCCTCGCCCGGCGTGGACCGGCAGCTGACGACGGCCCGGCACTGGAAGCGGTCCGTGGGTCGGCTCGTGAAGACCGCGAGCGCCGGCACCGGCCGGGTCATGTCCGTGGCCGACGAGGTCGTCACCCTCGACGTCGACGGCACGGAGAAGCAGCTCACGGTGGCCGAGCTGGGGCCCGGCAGGATCCAGGTGGAGTTCACCCGGGTGAACGAGGCGTTCCCCGACGAGGACGACATCGACGAAGACGATGACTTTGACGACGAAGACGACACTGAAGACGTGGAAGAGGATCAGAAATGA